A segment of the Dongia rigui genome:
TCGCTGGGGCGACGCGGCGGTCGGGTCCATGTGCCCAATGACCACATCGCCGGTCCGACCCCCGTGCGCGAGCTGTGCGGCGCGATGCGTCGCATTGGGATCGCCCTCATCAACCGCGAGTTCGAGAACGGCACGACGCTGCATTTCACCGGAGCCCCGGTCGCCACCTGGTTTGAGTTCGCAGCCCACGCGCTGCGCCGGGCGGCACCTTACCAGGCCGCACCCGAATTGATCCCGATAACGCCCAACCGTTTCGGCGTGACCGGGGCTGCTGCCCGCCGCACCGAGTTGGATTGCAGCCGCACCCGGCACCTCCTGCAGTTGGAACAGCCGGACTGGCACAGGGCCCTCGACGATTGCGTCGAGGAAATCTGCCTCGCCGAGCAGCGCAATGTCGATGTTTCCGCGCAGTATCAGCTCGACCCGCTGCCTTACCGGCCCATGGCGCCGGAAGACCGGCGGCGCGGGACGCTGCCCTATGGTGTTCGGATGGACCGCCGCCAGGCCGGCCGCTGAACCAGCAGCCGGCCCGTTGGTAGATCCTACTCCGCGGCCTTCGGGAAGGCCGGCAGCTTCTTGATGTCGCCAGCGTCATGCTGCACGACAAGCGTCGCCTTCAGCGATTTTGCCATGCGCGCCAAGCGATCCATCGACGCCAGGGACTGGGCGCGATCCGTGTTGAAGGGCGGCACGCCCTCATTCTTTAACTGCTCCTCGAAATGAACGATATCGCCGCTCAGCAGCACCGGACCTGTCTTGGCGAGCTTCACCAGCAGGGCATAGCTGCCCGGCGTATGACCGGGCATCGTCAGCATCGTGACCGAACCGTCGCCGAAGACATCCTTGTCGCCGCTGACCGGTTCGACGGCCCCACCATCCTTCAACCAGGGCTTCAGCAGATCCGGCACGGCACCGAAGGGCAGCGGCTCGCTCTTCATCGCCTCAAGATCGAGCTTGCCCATCAGCAGCTTCGCCTTCGGAAAATCGGCTGCCTGTCCGATATGGTCGAAATGGTAGTGGCTGATCCCCACCACCGAGATCGCTTCCAGCTTCACGCCGATCTTCTCCAGTTGCTGCGGCACCGTGGCGGCCAGCGTCGGCTGCATGGGTGCCGCCGCATCGAGCGGCGCATTGAGCAGACCGGCCGGGAGGCCCGTGTCCCAGATCATGTAATCCTTGTCATGCTGGATCACATAACAGCTGTCGGTCAGCGTCCGCTGCTTCCCCGCATATTGATAGGTGTCCGAGAAGGAACTGAGGTCCTTCACCTTGATGGTGCCGCAATCCAGACGCCACAGCTTGACCTCGGCGGCACTGGCGGCTTGCGCCGCCGCCAAGGTACCGGCGAGGGCCAATAGGAACGATATCAGTTTCATAAGTCTCTCCATCTGCTCTGAAGTGACCGTATCTTGACCTGGCCGTTCCCCGCTCATGCGCCGGAACCGCCCTCAACTGCGCCCGAAACGCTCACTTCACATTTGCAGTGGGAACGGTCCCGACCCTAGGATGGCGCCATGAACATCCAGACTCCACAAGACACCTTGCGCCGATCGCTGCTGGACCGGTTGCGCCCGCTCGCCGACGCGCCGGGTCGCGAACGCAAGATTCACGGTCAGACCTTCATCAGCAGCCAGCTCTTCACTTATTGCGCCTTCGCCACCGAGCGCGTGGCGAAATTCAGGGTCGAGCACGCCATCATCGGCATCGTGCTCAGCGGGACCAAGGAATTCTGGATCGGCAATACCGGCCAGCGTTTCACGACCGGCCAGGTCTTCGTCCTGCCCACCGGCGCCGAGTTGGACGTGGTCAACATCCCCGACGATCGGCGCGGCCTCTATGAAGCGCTGGTGGTCGAGGTCAGGCATGTGCCGCCTGCCCTCGCGCTGCCGCCGGAAAGGCCGCGCGGCCCTGCCGCCCATATGGGTCAGGCAGTGACACTGACGGCGGAACTGGTCGATGCCCTGGTGCATGCCGCCGTCACGCTGTCGACGTCCGATCATGCCAAGGCACTCGCCGACCATCGCATGGCCGAAGTGCTGATGCTGCTCCGCAATGATCCGGCCGCCAAGTGCCTGTTCGATCTGCCACTGCGGGACCGGATTGCCTGGTTGGTGGCGACCGAGCCGGCGCATCCCTGGACCGCCGAGGCGCTTGGAACCCGGCTCGGCATGGGTGCCTCGACCCTGCGCCGCCGCCTCACGCATGACGGCACCTCCTTGCGCGCCGTCCTGGCCGAGGCGCGGATGCAGGTTGCCCGCAATCTGCTGGCACGCGGCGAAGCCAATGTGACTGCGGCGGCCGAGGCTGCCGGCTACACGTCGCGCTCACATTTCATCCGGCGCTATCGCAGCGTCTACGGGACAATGCCCAGCGATCACCTGGCACGACGCGCCTGAAAAAAAGGCCGGCTCTTCCGAGCCGGCCTTCTCTCAGACACATCGACCCGTCGCTTAGAAAAGGCCTTCCACTTCCAGCTTGTCGTTGAGGCGGATGTGGTTTGCCGACGGGACGCGCGGCAGGCCCGGCATGGTCATGATCTCGCCGCAGACGACGACGATGAACTCGGCACCGGCCGACAGACGGATCTCGCGCACGGGCACAACGTGGTTCGACGGCGCACCCTTGAGGTTCGGGTCGGTCGAGAAGCTGTACTGGGTCTTGGCCATGCACACCGGATAGTGACCAAAGCCCATCTTCTCGAACTCGGCGAAGCGATCGCGCACGGCCTTGTCGGCGATGATGCCCTGGGCGCCATAAAGCGTCTGGGCGATCGTGCGGGTCTTGTCCCACAGGGACATGTCGTCCGGGTAGAGCGGCTTGAAATTGCTGCCGCCATCGGCAAGCTTCACCACGGCGTGGGCCAGCTTCTCGGTGCCTTCCGAACCAAGCGCCCAGTGGTTGCACTCGATCGCTTCCGAGCCCAGCTCGGCGCAGAGCTGGCGCACGGCGTCGAGCTCGGCATCGGTGTCGGCGATGAAGCGGTTGATCGCCACCACGGCCGGCACGCCGAACTTCTTCACGTTCTCGATGTGACGGGCAAGGTTCTCGCCACCCTTCTTCACGGCAGCGACGTTCTCCTTGCCGAGGTCTTCTTTCGCCACACCGCCATGCATCTTCAAGGCACGAACGGTGGCAACGATGACCGCCGCGGCCGGCTTCAGCCCGGCCTTGCGGCATTTGATGTCGAAGAACTTCTCGGCACCGAGATCGGCACCGAAGCCGGCTTCCGTCACCACATAGTCGGCAAGCTTCAGCGCGGTCGTCGTGGCGATGACCGAGTTGCAGCCATGGGCGATGTTGGCGAACGGGCCGCCATGGATAAAGGCCGGGTTGTTTTCCAGCGTCTGCACCAGGTTCGGCGCAATCGCGTCCTTGAGGAGCACGGTCATGGCGCCATCGGCCTTGAGGTCGCGTGCATAGATCGGCTTCTTGTCGCGGGTATAGCCGACGATGATGTTGCCAAGGCGCTTGGTGAGGTCCGTGAGGTCGGTCGACAGGCAGAAGATCGCCATGACTTCCGAAGCAACCGTGATGTCGAAGCCGTCTTCACGCGGGAAGCCGTTGGAAACGCCACCCAGCGAATTGGTGATCTGGCGCAGGGCGCGGTCGTTCATGTCCATGACGCGGCGCCACGTGACACGGCGCGTGTCGAAGCCCAGCTCGTTGCCCCAGTAAATGTGGTTGTCGATGAGGGCCGAGAGCAGGTTGTGCGCCGAACCGATGGCGTGGAAGTCACCGGTGAAATGCAGGTTGATGTCTTCCATCGGCACGACCTGGGCATAACCGCCACCAGCCGCGCCACCCTTCACGCCGAAGCACGGGCCAAGCGACGGTTCGCGCAGGCAGATGATCGCCTTCTTGCCGATGCGGTTGAGGCCGTCACCGAGGCCCACCGTCGTCGTGGTCTTGCCTTCGCCGGCCGGGGTCGGGTTGATCGCGGTGACCAGGATCAGCTTGCCGTCCTTTTGGCCCTTCAGCGACTTGATGTAATCCATCGAGATCTTGGCCTTGGTATGGCCGAAGGGCAGCAGATGCTCTTCCTTGATCCCCAGCTTGCCCGCGACTTCGCGGATCGGCTTCATTTTAGCTTCGCGGGCGATTTCGATATCGCTGCCGACCTTTTTCGACATGCAGATTCCCCTATGGATCAAGACGTTTACTCGGCGACCACCCGCCCCACCTTGGGCCATCGGCAGTCGTGATGGGCGCCAGACTAGGGCCGATTCCGGGACCCCATCTGCCTAACGGCGACCGATTTTTGTCGATTTCGCGCCGCCGTCAATGTCGCGATGGCGTCATTTTCTCATTCATCCGGGCCCGAATTCTCATTCCGGCCCGGTATTTAGGTCAATGCCGCTCCAGCGGGCGGGTGAGGCAGGTTGGCCCACCCTCGCCCGGGACCGAAATGGCGTCGGCGTCGATGACATGGACCTTGCAGCCCGCCGCCTCCATGCGCGCCTTGGTCTCCGGATTGCCCTTCACCATCACCACCTCGCGCGGGGCGATGGCCAGCACGTTGCAGCCCATCGAGGCGAACTCGCTGTCCGGCACCTCGACCAGCTTCTGCCCGCGCGCCAGCAGCCATTCGCGGAACGGGATCGGCATCAAGGGCGAATAGACCAGTTGCAGATCCTTGTCCAAGGGCGAGATCACCGACATCAAATGGAAGACGTCGCTCTGCCCCTTGTAATGCGGCATGATCGCCACTTCCACATGCACATCCGGCCCCACCAGCGCCTTGAACTGGCGGATGCCTTCGTCATTGGTGCGATAGGTGCGGCCGATGGCGACGGTCTTTTCGTCAAGCCAGATGAGATCGCCGCCTTCCAGCCTTCCCTCACCCTGGATGGCGCCGATCACCGGGATCTGCGTCTCGGCAAAGAACGTGCCATGGATCGCCGGCTCCCCCATGCGCTGCTTCTTGCCCATATTGGCGAGGATGACACCCTTGGGGCACACCGCTGCCGCATCGCGCACATAAAGCGCGTCCATGGTCAGCTCCTTGGCGGGCGGCAGATAGAGGATATCGGCGCCGACGCTTCTGATGATGTCGGCAAAATGCTGATGCTCCGCCACCGCCTTCGCCATCTCCGGACGCGTGTGGTAGTTGAGATCCTTCCACTCCGCATCGATCTTCGCGTCACCCACAAAGGCCTCGGCCGGCCGCCGCATGGCGACCCGCTTCAAGCGCCCAAATTCATTGATACCCGTCAGCATGGCTGCTCATCCTATCGGCAAAAACTGGCAATTGGCAGAACTGGCCGCATAGGACGCAAGCCACGGCGGAACGTCAAGCCCTGAGGGCTCAGACCCGGTCCGTCACCCACAGGCTCCAGATTGCCAACAGCGGCCGGTCATGAGAGCGCATGGCATGCATGATGTCGGACCTGTTGTAGACATAGCCGCCGATGCCGGGCGTCACCCAGTTGTCATCGTCGCCCTGCATCCAATCGCCCGCCGACAAGGCCACATAGATTTCCTGCGGCGGATGATGATGATCGGGATAGCGGATATGCGGCGCCATCAAACTGACCCCGATCCAGATATCGTCCCGCTTCTCCAGCCCATCCGGCCCGATGATCGTTGCATTGGCGTGGCCGTCATAGAACGGCGCGTCGCCCGGCTTCGCCGTCCAGCGGCGTTCCCAGTTCAATTGCGGCTCGATGGCGGCAAAAGCGTCGGCAAGGGCAGCAACGGCGCCACCCTTCGCGCGGGCCGTCTGCACGGCACCGGCGATGTGATCGCAGACCGGCAATCGGTTGGGCTTTCGCGGCGCTTGCTGGGCATCGATCCGCAAGCCTTCGCCGATCTGCCGCGCCACGCGCATGGGCTCGCCCTCCAGCGGCAGGCTGGCCATGATCGCCGCCTGGGACCGGTCAAGAAATACCTGAAGGTCGCCAGGGCGTTGCGCCATATGCACTCTTCCTATCGCTGCAGCAGAACGACGTCGCTTCTGGCTGCATACAACGCGACATCGCGGCCCGGCGTCAAGCAGGCCGAAACGGGCGCGCGCAGGATGAGATCGACGCTGCCGATGCGGCAATGGCACCGGCAATGCGTGCCCTGGAACGACAGCTCTTCAATTCGGCCATGGCCCAGGCTAATGCTGTCCGGCGTCGGTGCCAGCACCAATTGCTCGGGTCGAAGCGCCACATGAACGGCGGCGCCAGTAGCGGCATCCCCTGGAACGACCAGAGCACCCAAGGCCGTCTCGATCTTCAGGTCGCGACCGACGGCCTCGACCACCCGGCCACCCAGCACATTGCTTTCGCCCATGAACTTGGCGGCAAACAGGCTGGCAGGTTTCAGATACACCCGGTCCGGCGGCCCCATATCCTCGATGCGGCCCTTGTTCACCACCACAATCCGGTCGGCGATCGACATCGCCTCCTCCTGGTCGTGCGTCACATGGACGAACGTGGCGCCGGAGCGGCGCTGCAGGCGCACCAGTTCCTCCTGCATCTGCCGCCGAAGCGCGAGATCGAGGGCGCCGAGCGGCTCGTCGAGCAGCAGTACTTTGGGCTCAACGGCCATCGCTCGGGCCAAGGCCACACGCTGCCGCTGACCGCCGGACAATTGATGCACACCGCGATTGCCGAAGCCCTCCAGCCCTACCAGCTTCAGCATCTCGGCCGCTTTCGTCAGCCGCTCGGCCTTCGCCACCTGGCGCATGCGCAGGCCAAAGGCGACATTGTTGGCAAGGCTCATATGCGGAAACAAGGCGTAGTCCTGAAAGACCGTCGCCGTCGGTCGCTTGGCCGGCGGCAGGTCGGTCACTTCCTCGCCATCGATGAAGACATGGCCGGCACTCGGATTGGCAAAACCGCCGATCATGTTGAGCAAGGTTGTCTTGCCACTGCCGGACGGGCCCAGCAGCACCACGAATTCGCCGGCCTTCATGGCCAGATCCAGCGTCTCCACCACGGTGACACCTTCATAGACCTTGCTCACCTGGCGCAGTTCAACGCGGTCAGACATTGGTTCTCCTCGAACGCCACAGCAGGAATTCGACCACGCCGACGGCAAGAATGGAAATGACGAAGACCAGCGTGCCGGTGGCATTGAGCTCCGGCGACAGCCCCGATTTCAGCATGCTCCAGATCACGACCGGCAGGGTCACGTCGAAGCGGCTGAGCAAAAAGGCGATGACAAACTCGTCCCAGGACAGGGTCGCGGCGATGAAAAACGCCGCCAGCAAACCGGGCCACATCATCGGCACCGTGACCAGCAGGATGACCTGCCAATCCTTGGCACCGAGATCATAGGCCGCACGTTCGATATTGGCCTGATGCTCTCCCAGTTGAGCGTAAAGAATGGCGAAGGTCAGCGGCAGGTTGATCACCACATGCCCGATCCCGATCGCCCACAGCGACTTCGCGATACCCAGATAGTTGAAGGTGATCTGCAGCCCCATGCCGATGATGAGGTATGAGACCGTGATCGGCGCCATGAGCAGGAACTGATAAAAGCCGGACAGTTGCCGTTTCTGTCGCGCCAAGGCATAGGCCGCGAGGAAGCCGAGGATCGTTGCCAGCAAGGCCGAGCCGAGGCCGACCAGCAGCGAGTTTGTGAGGCCATCCGTGATCTTGCGGTTGGCCAGCACCTTCGCCCACCATTTGAGGCTGGGGCCGTCGAAGGGCGGCACTGGCGCGAGGCCGCCTTGGAACGAGAACTGGATCAGCACCAGCACCGGCAGAAAGATGAACAGCAGCATCAGGGCGAAATAGGCCCAAGGTGCGATCCGTCCGAGCGCTCTCATCTCAGACCCGCTCCATCTTCAGGCGCTTGGCAAAGAGCAGGAAGGCCGCGGTGATGACCAGCATCAGGATCATGGAGAGGGCCGAGGCGAGCGGGAAATCCGCCTGCCTGCCGATCTGCAGCATCACTGCCTGCGGCAGCAGCATTTCCTTCGAGCCGCCCAGTATCTGCGGGGTGATGTAATCGCCGATGGCGAGGACGAAGGTGAGAAAGGCGCCGACCGAGACGCCGGGCAGGCTCAGCGGCAGCGTGACGTGCCAGAAAACCTGCCATCCATTGGCACCGAGATCGGCTGCGGCCTTCCGGTAGCTGTCCTTGATCTGCACCAGATTGGCGTAGATCGTCAGGGTCAACAGCATGGCGAAGAAATGGACGAAACCCAGCACGGTCGCAAAGCGGCTATTGCCCATGCCGACCGGCGTATCGAGAATACCAGACCACAATAGAAACTGATTGATGATGCCGTTCTCCGACAGCACCAGCAGCCAGCTATAGGACCGCACGACATAGGACGTCCAGAACGGCAGCACCGTCAGCACCAGCGCAAAGCGCTGCCACTGCGTCGGCACCTTGTAGGCAAGGATATAGGCCAGCGGATAGGCCACGATCACCGAGACGAGCGTGGTGATCACTGTCACCTCGATCGAATTCCACAACGCACCGACGAATGTACCGTCCGCCCGCGTCAGGAACGCACGGTAATTGTCGAGCGTCCAGGTCAGTTCGATCTTGCCGTCGATACGCGCCGAAAAGCTCATCACCAGCATGGCGATGAGTGGCAGCACGAAGAACAGAATTGTCCAGGCGAGAGCCGGGGCATGGCCCCAGCTCTTCAGGCCCGGCAGTTTGGTCTTAGGCACCGAGCACTTCCGTCCAGACTTCCTGCATCGCTGCATCCAGTTCGGCGTCGCCGAAGAAATACGGATAGGATTTGGCGATGAATTCCGGCTGCTGGTCC
Coding sequences within it:
- a CDS encoding ABC transporter permease produces the protein MRALGRIAPWAYFALMLLFIFLPVLVLIQFSFQGGLAPVPPFDGPSLKWWAKVLANRKITDGLTNSLLVGLGSALLATILGFLAAYALARQKRQLSGFYQFLLMAPITVSYLIIGMGLQITFNYLGIAKSLWAIGIGHVVINLPLTFAILYAQLGEHQANIERAAYDLGAKDWQVILLVTVPMMWPGLLAAFFIAATLSWDEFVIAFLLSRFDVTLPVVIWSMLKSGLSPELNATGTLVFVISILAVGVVEFLLWRSRRTNV
- a CDS encoding ABC transporter ATP-binding protein; protein product: MSDRVELRQVSKVYEGVTVVETLDLAMKAGEFVVLLGPSGSGKTTLLNMIGGFANPSAGHVFIDGEEVTDLPPAKRPTATVFQDYALFPHMSLANNVAFGLRMRQVAKAERLTKAAEMLKLVGLEGFGNRGVHQLSGGQRQRVALARAMAVEPKVLLLDEPLGALDLALRRQMQEELVRLQRRSGATFVHVTHDQEEAMSIADRIVVVNKGRIEDMGPPDRVYLKPASLFAAKFMGESNVLGGRVVEAVGRDLKIETALGALVVPGDAATGAAVHVALRPEQLVLAPTPDSISLGHGRIEELSFQGTHCRCHCRIGSVDLILRAPVSACLTPGRDVALYAARSDVVLLQR
- a CDS encoding helix-turn-helix transcriptional regulator: MNIQTPQDTLRRSLLDRLRPLADAPGRERKIHGQTFISSQLFTYCAFATERVAKFRVEHAIIGIVLSGTKEFWIGNTGQRFTTGQVFVLPTGAELDVVNIPDDRRGLYEALVVEVRHVPPALALPPERPRGPAAHMGQAVTLTAELVDALVHAAVTLSTSDHAKALADHRMAEVLMLLRNDPAAKCLFDLPLRDRIAWLVATEPAHPWTAEALGTRLGMGASTLRRRLTHDGTSLRAVLAEARMQVARNLLARGEANVTAAAEAAGYTSRSHFIRRYRSVYGTMPSDHLARRA
- a CDS encoding formate--tetrahydrofolate ligase; its protein translation is MSKKVGSDIEIAREAKMKPIREVAGKLGIKEEHLLPFGHTKAKISMDYIKSLKGQKDGKLILVTAINPTPAGEGKTTTTVGLGDGLNRIGKKAIICLREPSLGPCFGVKGGAAGGGYAQVVPMEDINLHFTGDFHAIGSAHNLLSALIDNHIYWGNELGFDTRRVTWRRVMDMNDRALRQITNSLGGVSNGFPREDGFDITVASEVMAIFCLSTDLTDLTKRLGNIIVGYTRDKKPIYARDLKADGAMTVLLKDAIAPNLVQTLENNPAFIHGGPFANIAHGCNSVIATTTALKLADYVVTEAGFGADLGAEKFFDIKCRKAGLKPAAAVIVATVRALKMHGGVAKEDLGKENVAAVKKGGENLARHIENVKKFGVPAVVAINRFIADTDAELDAVRQLCAELGSEAIECNHWALGSEGTEKLAHAVVKLADGGSNFKPLYPDDMSLWDKTRTIAQTLYGAQGIIADKAVRDRFAEFEKMGFGHYPVCMAKTQYSFSTDPNLKGAPSNHVVPVREIRLSAGAEFIVVVCGEIMTMPGLPRVPSANHIRLNDKLEVEGLF
- a CDS encoding SDR family oxidoreductase, producing MQDRKLVLIAGRNAVLAQELHEMIWPAGFETRMLTGHELGILDIERLRRNLENLSPVLIINTIGYASPDGAEQHRTLIQARSHWSVGDLAEVAGALDIPLLHLSSDQVFAGDKFAAYLETDTPDAISVFGQAQAAGEAEVAAHCRHFAILRTGWLFGAKGHNMLKTMLSLGRRGGRVHVPNDHIAGPTPVRELCGAMRRIGIALINREFENGTTLHFTGAPVATWFEFAAHALRRAAPYQAAPELIPITPNRFGVTGAAARRTELDCSRTRHLLQLEQPDWHRALDDCVEEICLAEQRNVDVSAQYQLDPLPYRPMAPEDRRRGTLPYGVRMDRRQAGR
- a CDS encoding dimethylsulfonioproprionate lyase family protein yields the protein MAQRPGDLQVFLDRSQAAIMASLPLEGEPMRVARQIGEGLRIDAQQAPRKPNRLPVCDHIAGAVQTARAKGGAVAALADAFAAIEPQLNWERRWTAKPGDAPFYDGHANATIIGPDGLEKRDDIWIGVSLMAPHIRYPDHHHPPQEIYVALSAGDWMQGDDDNWVTPGIGGYVYNRSDIMHAMRSHDRPLLAIWSLWVTDRV
- a CDS encoding N-acyl homoserine lactonase family protein is translated as MKLISFLLALAGTLAAAQAASAAEVKLWRLDCGTIKVKDLSSFSDTYQYAGKQRTLTDSCYVIQHDKDYMIWDTGLPAGLLNAPLDAAAPMQPTLAATVPQQLEKIGVKLEAISVVGISHYHFDHIGQAADFPKAKLLMGKLDLEAMKSEPLPFGAVPDLLKPWLKDGGAVEPVSGDKDVFGDGSVTMLTMPGHTPGSYALLVKLAKTGPVLLSGDIVHFEEQLKNEGVPPFNTDRAQSLASMDRLARMAKSLKATLVVQHDAGDIKKLPAFPKAAE
- a CDS encoding ABC transporter permease, whose translation is MPKTKLPGLKSWGHAPALAWTILFFVLPLIAMLVMSFSARIDGKIELTWTLDNYRAFLTRADGTFVGALWNSIEVTVITTLVSVIVAYPLAYILAYKVPTQWQRFALVLTVLPFWTSYVVRSYSWLLVLSENGIINQFLLWSGILDTPVGMGNSRFATVLGFVHFFAMLLTLTIYANLVQIKDSYRKAAADLGANGWQVFWHVTLPLSLPGVSVGAFLTFVLAIGDYITPQILGGSKEMLLPQAVMLQIGRQADFPLASALSMILMLVITAAFLLFAKRLKMERV
- a CDS encoding dimethylarginine dimethylaminohydrolase family protein; translation: MLTGINEFGRLKRVAMRRPAEAFVGDAKIDAEWKDLNYHTRPEMAKAVAEHQHFADIIRSVGADILYLPPAKELTMDALYVRDAAAVCPKGVILANMGKKQRMGEPAIHGTFFAETQIPVIGAIQGEGRLEGGDLIWLDEKTVAIGRTYRTNDEGIRQFKALVGPDVHVEVAIMPHYKGQSDVFHLMSVISPLDKDLQLVYSPLMPIPFREWLLARGQKLVEVPDSEFASMGCNVLAIAPREVVMVKGNPETKARMEAAGCKVHVIDADAISVPGEGGPTCLTRPLERH